In a genomic window of Sarcophilus harrisii chromosome 4, mSarHar1.11, whole genome shotgun sequence:
- the RABGGTB gene encoding geranylgeranyl transferase type-2 subunit beta, with protein sequence MEIADACADASSGSSDGETRKATDAGVNEDRHWEEARSSGRVVGQVRSRAPASASTGATGWTDGRYADRHGGSRGLSSCPASTKWGISASLGHDPHLLYTLSAVQILTLYDSLNVIDVNKVVEYVQSLQKEDGSFAGDIWGEIDTRFSFCAVATLALLGKLDAINIEKAIEFVLSCMNFDGGFGCRPGSESHAGQIYCCTGFLAITSQLHQINSDLLGWWLCERQLPSGGLNGRPEKLPDVCYSWWVLASLKIIGRLHWIDRDKLRCFILACQDEETGGFADRPGDMVDPFHTLFGIAGLSLLGDEQIKPVNPVFCMPEEALRRINVQPELVN encoded by the exons ATGGAGATAGCTGACGCCTGCGCTGATGCCTCCTCCGGGAGTTCTGACGGCGAGACCCGCAAGGCGACTGACGCTGGCGTTAACGAGGACCGCCACTGGGAGGAGGCGCGGAGCTCTGGCCGAGTTGTGGGACAAGTGAGGTCGCGGGCGCCTGCGT CGGCATCTACTGGGGCGACGGGATGGACCGATGGGCGCTACGCAGACCGCCACGGAGGATCGCGCGGCCTGTCGAGTTGTCCTGCCAGCACGAAGTGGGGCATCAGCGCCAGCCTGGGCCACGAC CCCCACCTGCTGTACACGCTGAGCGCCGTCCAG ATTCTTACTCTTTATGATAGTCTTAATGTTATTGATGTAAATAAAGTTGTTGAATATGTACAAAGTCTGCAGAAAGAAGATGGGTCCTTTGCTGGAGACATCTGGG gtgAGATCGATACAAGATTTTCCTTCTGTGCTGTGGCAACATTAGCACTTTTG GGAAAGCTAGATGCCATCAATATTGAAAAGGCAATAGAATTTGTTTTATCCTGTATGAACTTTGATGGCGGATTTGGGTGCAGGCCAGGTTCCGAGTCCCATGCTGGGCAG ATCTATTGTTGCACAGGATTTCTGGCTATTACTAGCCAGTTGCATCAAATAAATTCTGATTTGCTTGGCTGGTGGCTTTGCGAACGCCAATTACCATCAGGTGGACTCAATGGACGACCAGAAAAG TTACCAGATGTATGTTATTCCTGGTGGGTCTTGGCTTCCTTGAAAATAATTGGAAGGCTTCACTGGATTGACCGGGACAAATTGCGTTGTTTCATTTTGGCTTGTCAAGATGAGGAGACTGGAGGATTTGCAGACAGACCAGGAGATATG GTGGACCCTTTTCATACTTTATTTGGAATTGCTGGACTTTCTCTGTTAGGAGATGAACAAATCAAGCCAGTCAATCCGGTGTTTTGCATGCCCGAGGAAGCACTTCGAAGAATTAATGTTCAGCCAGAACTAGTGAACTAG